A part of Microbulbifer sp. MI-G genomic DNA contains:
- a CDS encoding PepSY domain-containing protein — protein sequence MKPSSTFLRTFFLILALFPGLGSASVRGLPISEREAHKPEYHHVQGREISREAAASLVKRRYGGKILAISETRRNGQAVYRVKGLSDKSQVYVVYVDKQSGRISQ from the coding sequence GTGAAACCTAGCAGCACTTTTTTACGGACTTTTTTTCTAATACTTGCCCTGTTTCCCGGATTAGGTTCCGCCTCTGTGCGCGGTTTGCCGATTTCCGAACGGGAGGCGCACAAGCCTGAATACCATCATGTACAGGGGAGAGAGATTTCCCGTGAAGCGGCGGCCTCTCTGGTGAAACGGCGCTATGGAGGCAAAATACTGGCAATCTCTGAAACCCGTAGAAATGGACAGGCGGTGTACCGGGTAAAGGGGTTGTCGGATAAGAGCCAGGTTTATGTGGTCTATGTGGACAAGCAAAGCGGGCGCATCTCCCAATAA
- a CDS encoding TlpA family protein disulfide reductase, with translation MKTVGGEPIDTEGKILLVNYWALWCKPCREEVPILNQFAQSQENIVVVGVNFDTLPIPVVTGQMAKLGIEFPVLSSEPAGRWGQPRPDVLPTTLIINADGTWKKTLVGPQTAAEFRLALQ, from the coding sequence TTGAAAACTGTTGGTGGAGAACCGATTGATACGGAGGGAAAGATTTTACTGGTTAATTACTGGGCGCTGTGGTGCAAGCCTTGTCGTGAAGAGGTGCCGATACTGAACCAGTTTGCACAAAGCCAGGAAAATATTGTGGTGGTGGGGGTGAATTTTGATACCCTGCCGATTCCTGTCGTTACTGGGCAGATGGCCAAGCTGGGGATTGAATTTCCAGTGCTGTCCTCTGAGCCTGCCGGGCGTTGGGGGCAGCCCCGGCCCGATGTGTTGCCGACAACCCTGATTATCAATGCCGATGGCACCTGGAAAAAAACATTGGTAGGCCCCCAGACCGCTGCAGAGTTCAGGTTGGCACTGCAGTAA
- a CDS encoding glycine zipper 2TM domain-containing protein, protein MQCFKQLVAGAAIVTLLSMSVSAKAGPGVYTDSYDADIYDYAPVTEVIPVYTDVQVRTPRTQCREEQVAYREPASPAGTLVGGLIGAAIGNNLGSRRHHHRGGATVAGAVVGALVGNQISRTNAPVYYTTEPRCRVVDEFTTRRELVGYDVRYRYNDRSYLTRTDHHPGDSIRVRVAVSPAP, encoded by the coding sequence GTGCAATGCTTTAAACAGCTTGTGGCCGGTGCGGCCATTGTGACACTGCTGAGTATGAGTGTTTCTGCCAAAGCGGGGCCGGGGGTCTATACAGATTCCTATGATGCCGATATCTACGACTATGCACCGGTGACAGAAGTCATTCCCGTCTATACCGATGTACAGGTGCGCACACCGCGCACCCAATGCCGTGAGGAACAGGTAGCCTACCGTGAACCAGCGTCCCCCGCCGGTACCCTTGTCGGCGGCCTGATCGGCGCGGCAATTGGCAACAATCTGGGCAGCCGCCGCCACCATCACCGCGGCGGTGCCACAGTGGCAGGGGCGGTGGTGGGTGCTCTGGTCGGCAACCAGATCAGTCGTACTAACGCGCCGGTTTACTACACTACGGAACCCCGCTGCCGGGTTGTGGATGAATTCACTACACGCAGGGAACTGGTCGGATACGATGTGCGCTATCGGTATAATGACCGGTCGTATCTGACCCGTACCGATCACCATCCTGGAGATAGCATCCGGGTTCGTGTCGCTGTCTCACCGGCGCCTTGA
- a CDS encoding L-cystine transporter, giving the protein MHISSFALLFFFAVLLYVLHRWHRGTDSLAPAVFAGLLLGSVFGATLQLSRGWGAMPGEILPWIEMLGDGYVSLLYMLVMPLVLTSILVAVVKVSHTQALGKISVSVLAVLLGTTAVAGLIGVTMAELFGLSAAGLVEGSREAARAEVLNERIGRVSDLAIPEIIASFIPRNIFQDLTGDRSTSVIAVVIFAVLLGLAALAVRREFPQEGAAIERFAHVAQVWVMKLVRLVMSFTPYGVMALVAGLIAKSSWGDIVNLLGFVLASFCAIGLMFLVHGLLLWINGVNPLHYFTKVWPVLVFAFSSRSSAATIPLNVETQVDQLRNSPAIANFSASFGATIGQNGCAGIYPAMLAAMVAVPLGIDVWNPLWLGTLIAVVVISSFGIAGVGGGATFAALVVLPAMGLPVTIAALLISVEPLIDMARTALNVNGAITAGTLTQRWLGDEVPGAEVVEG; this is encoded by the coding sequence ATGCATATCAGCTCCTTCGCTCTACTGTTTTTCTTTGCGGTTTTGTTATACGTCCTGCACCGCTGGCACAGGGGAACCGATTCTCTTGCACCGGCAGTCTTTGCCGGCCTGCTCCTCGGGTCTGTGTTCGGAGCAACGCTGCAGTTGTCACGGGGATGGGGGGCCATGCCCGGGGAGATTTTGCCCTGGATAGAGATGTTGGGAGACGGTTATGTGAGTTTGCTGTACATGCTGGTGATGCCCCTGGTGCTTACCTCTATTCTGGTAGCAGTGGTGAAGGTGAGTCACACCCAGGCATTGGGTAAAATCAGTGTTTCGGTGCTGGCGGTGTTACTGGGCACAACGGCAGTGGCAGGGCTGATTGGCGTGACTATGGCGGAGTTGTTCGGATTGTCCGCTGCCGGTTTGGTTGAGGGTAGTCGTGAGGCTGCACGGGCTGAAGTTCTCAATGAGCGCATCGGACGGGTGAGTGACCTCGCGATCCCGGAGATTATCGCCTCGTTTATCCCGCGCAATATTTTTCAGGACTTGACCGGAGACCGCTCTACTTCGGTGATTGCAGTGGTTATTTTCGCAGTGCTACTGGGACTTGCTGCACTGGCGGTGCGCCGCGAGTTCCCGCAAGAGGGGGCGGCTATAGAGCGCTTTGCGCATGTGGCACAGGTTTGGGTGATGAAACTGGTGCGCCTGGTCATGAGCTTCACACCTTATGGTGTAATGGCTTTGGTGGCCGGACTGATTGCCAAATCCAGTTGGGGCGATATTGTCAACTTGCTCGGCTTTGTACTGGCTTCCTTTTGTGCGATCGGCTTGATGTTTTTGGTGCATGGCCTGTTGTTATGGATCAACGGCGTAAACCCGCTGCATTACTTTACCAAGGTGTGGCCGGTGCTGGTATTCGCTTTCAGCTCCCGTTCCAGTGCCGCCACTATCCCGCTCAATGTGGAAACCCAGGTGGATCAGTTGCGCAACTCCCCGGCAATTGCCAATTTCTCCGCATCCTTTGGTGCGACCATAGGCCAGAACGGCTGCGCGGGGATTTATCCGGCGATGCTGGCTGCCATGGTAGCCGTGCCACTGGGGATCGATGTCTGGAATCCCCTGTGGCTGGGAACACTCATTGCCGTGGTGGTAATCAGTTCCTTTGGTATAGCCGGTGTGGGTGGCGGTGCCACTTTTGCCGCTCTGGTGGTTCTGCCTGCAATGGGCTTGCCAGTGACCATCGCAGCGCTATTGATATCCGTGGAGCCCCTGATCGATATGGCGCGGACGGCACTCAATGTAAATGGAGCCATTACAGCGGGTACATTGACCCAGCGCTGGCTGGGAGATGAGGTACCCGGAGCAGAAGTTGTAGAGGGGTAA
- a CDS encoding response regulator transcription factor, with protein MRALLVEDEALLRQQLAQSLRDAGYTVDEAPDGEEALYLGREYPYDIAVMDLGLPRMDGIQVIQSLRSEERHFPILILTARGHWQERVAGLEAGGDDYLVKPFHTEELLARLNALVRRSAGFSSPTIKAGPISLDTSSQRVVANGVELELTSFEYKVLEYLMMHPDEVVSKTTLTEHIYEQDCDRDSNVIEVFIGRLRKKITATTQCNPIETLRGRGYRFVIPR; from the coding sequence ATGCGCGCACTTTTAGTCGAAGATGAAGCACTGCTCAGACAGCAACTGGCGCAATCGCTGCGCGATGCTGGCTACACGGTGGATGAGGCCCCCGATGGAGAGGAGGCGCTCTACCTGGGCCGCGAATATCCCTATGACATTGCGGTGATGGATCTGGGCCTTCCAAGAATGGACGGTATCCAAGTGATACAGAGTCTGCGCAGTGAAGAGAGGCATTTCCCCATATTGATCCTAACCGCCCGCGGTCACTGGCAGGAACGGGTGGCCGGGCTGGAGGCCGGCGGCGATGACTACTTGGTAAAGCCCTTTCATACAGAAGAGTTGCTGGCCCGACTCAATGCGCTGGTACGTCGCTCAGCGGGATTTTCCTCTCCCACCATCAAAGCCGGTCCCATCAGTCTGGACACCAGCTCCCAGCGGGTAGTGGCCAATGGTGTGGAGCTGGAGTTGACTTCTTTTGAGTACAAGGTGCTTGAATACCTGATGATGCACCCCGATGAGGTAGTTTCCAAAACCACCCTGACCGAACATATCTACGAACAGGATTGTGATCGTGACAGCAATGTGATCGAGGTGTTCATCGGACGCTTGCGCAAGAAAATCACTGCGACAACCCAGTGCAACCCTATCGAAACCCTGCGTGGGCGCGGCTATCGCTTTGTCATCCCCCGATAA
- a CDS encoding ATP-binding protein, translated as MRVMALWSSSLKGRLALVTSLVLVGFVLLISGVLEHAYRTSLDEAKQRELQLYIYTLLALAEPEGDSLVLPPELPEQRFNQPDSGLVGAVINGEGQIVWRSESALGMPELKFYPLSQGQQSYMQVALPGDVANYSSFRQGVAWGLDTEHPFTFIVLEDAGPLQAQIGQFRSTIWRWLGVCALLLMLAQWLVLRWGFAPLRVLAHALREIQCGSSDRLEGSFPRELRPLTDNLNLLIENERRQREKTRHTLADLAHSLKTPLAVLKGLRLTGDSQPAFKVLTDQVQRMDSIINYQLQRAVTSSPKSILRGIPVAPLMYKILDALEKVYRNKPSDVRSHCSEKTLFYGDEGDLMELLGNLLDNAYKYGNGRVDVTVEQMPDGHNLMVRVVDNGPGLDRETWKAVTQRGVRADQQQPGQGIGLAVVVDIVESYQGHINAESLSCGGTAITVTL; from the coding sequence ATGCGCGTGATGGCCCTCTGGTCCAGTTCCCTCAAGGGCCGCCTTGCGCTGGTCACCAGCCTGGTGCTGGTGGGCTTTGTGCTGTTGATTTCGGGAGTGCTGGAACACGCCTATCGCACCTCTCTGGATGAGGCGAAGCAACGGGAATTGCAACTGTATATCTACACTTTACTGGCGTTAGCGGAACCGGAGGGTGACAGTTTGGTGTTGCCCCCGGAGCTACCCGAGCAGCGCTTTAACCAGCCGGATTCCGGCTTGGTAGGTGCGGTGATCAATGGCGAAGGGCAGATTGTTTGGCGCTCTGAGTCGGCCTTGGGGATGCCGGAGCTGAAATTCTATCCACTATCTCAAGGGCAGCAGTCTTATATGCAAGTTGCTCTGCCCGGCGATGTTGCAAATTACAGTAGCTTTCGCCAGGGTGTAGCCTGGGGACTGGATACTGAGCACCCGTTTACCTTCATTGTATTGGAAGATGCGGGCCCCCTGCAGGCGCAGATCGGTCAGTTCCGCTCCACCATTTGGCGCTGGCTGGGCGTGTGTGCACTGTTACTGATGCTGGCCCAGTGGCTGGTGCTGCGCTGGGGATTTGCACCGTTGCGAGTACTTGCGCATGCACTGCGGGAAATACAGTGCGGTAGCAGCGACCGCCTGGAGGGCAGCTTTCCGCGGGAATTGCGTCCCCTCACCGATAATCTGAATCTACTGATTGAAAACGAGCGTCGCCAGCGGGAAAAAACCCGTCACACCCTGGCGGATTTGGCGCACAGTTTGAAAACCCCACTGGCGGTATTGAAAGGATTACGCTTAACTGGCGATTCACAGCCCGCGTTCAAAGTTTTGACCGATCAAGTGCAGCGTATGGACAGTATTATCAACTACCAACTGCAGCGGGCGGTGACCAGTTCGCCCAAGTCTATTTTGCGCGGTATCCCAGTAGCTCCACTGATGTACAAAATTCTGGATGCGCTGGAAAAGGTATACCGCAACAAACCCAGTGATGTGCGCAGTCACTGCAGCGAGAAAACGCTGTTTTACGGTGATGAGGGGGATCTCATGGAATTGCTCGGCAATCTGCTTGATAACGCCTACAAGTACGGCAATGGCCGGGTTGACGTGACTGTCGAACAAATGCCCGACGGACACAATCTGATGGTCCGAGTCGTCGACAATGGCCCAGGGCTTGATCGCGAAACCTGGAAGGCGGTTACCCAGCGCGGCGTGCGTGCCGATCAGCAACAGCCAGGACAGGGGATTGGCCTTGCTGTGGTGGTGGATATTGTCGAGAGCTACCAGGGACACATCAATGCAGAGTCACTTTCTTGCGGAGGAACAGCAATTACCGTAACCCTTTAG